Sequence from the Paenibacillus tundrae genome:
TATTTAGAATCCTGCACAGGGCCGCTCCAAGCACCAGCCCAACGATCACCCATATAGAGATATGACGTTCCTTGCGAACCTTCCACTGGAAGCACATAAGTGGATTGAGATCCGTAAGTGGTACTATCCCCAAAGTTACTCAGCCCGCTCCATGTACCGGTAATGCTTGTAGCTGTTGCATATTTAGCCTGATTCGGATTCCAGCCGGTTGCTCCAGACGTAATGAGGAAATACACGCCATCTTTCTTAAAAATGGCTGGTGCCTCCCGATATTGCCCAGGCCATAATGTAGTCACTAATGATTCCACACCAAGGAAATCGGGGGTGAGCTTGTATATATTCAGATCTGCATTCACACGAGTAGCTGAGATGAGATATGCTGTTCCATTATCGTTATATACGGTCATGTCTCTGGAATCATAACCAAGTGGACGGTAGCTTCCTATATACGTGTAGTTCCCATCCACTGTGCTTGAGGTGGCTACGGCTACCTTGGCTTCGCCGTAATCGATACCATTTTCTTTGTGCATCCAGAGCACGTATTTTCCTGTCGCACTATTGTAAATCACTTTGGGACGTTCAATGTTGGATATGTTCAGCTCTGTTGCCGATTGACTTGTTAGCACATCGTTACGATATTCCCAGTTTTTCAGATCCGATGAACGATAGACGGACACAGCCTTAAATGTTCCATTGGGATTGCGATTTTCTCCGAACCAATAATAAAAGCCATCTGCTTGGATCATCCCGCCGCCATGAGCATGGATCACGTCACCATTGGTATCCTTGAACTGTACCCCATTCGTTATACTGACTGGAGCTGCTGAAGCAGACGATCCCGGAACAAGGAGTGCCCCTAGCGCCTGGAAGGCTAGAATTAGAGCGAGAAGATAACA
This genomic interval carries:
- a CDS encoding RICIN domain-containing protein codes for the protein MHIAHHQHSDHMNKKGRRFSRHLCYLLALILAFQALGALLVPGSSASAAPVSITNGVQFKDTNGDVIHAHGGGMIQADGFYYWFGENRNPNGTFKAVSVYRSSDLKNWEYRNDVLTSQSATELNISNIERPKVIYNSATGKYVLWMHKENGIDYGEAKVAVATSSTVDGNYTYIGSYRPLGYDSRDMTVYNDNGTAYLISATRVNADLNIYKLTPDFLGVESLVTTLWPGQYREAPAIFKKDGVYFLITSGATGWNPNQAKYATATSITGTWSGLSNFGDSTTYGSQSTYVLPVEGSQGTSYLYMGDRWAGAWSGPVQDSKYVWLPLSFPSTTSLAMNWASSITIDTTAGTITGVNAPDVWDANASYQFISRKSNKLLNVIGGSSDNGADLEQRADQGSTSQQWQITDAGGGYVKIINRASGKLIGVENGSTADGAVIEQWNDGGWASQQWQLVSVGGGYYKLKNRSTGKLLDISGQSLADGAAAIQWTDNGGTNQHFQIIKVQ